The following proteins come from a genomic window of Pseudomonas syringae:
- a CDS encoding aminotransferase class III-fold pyridoxal phosphate-dependent enzyme codes for MEQYEQHVNPHWAALLQQLGERPVFIKAKDEFLYDSDDNRWLDFVGHYGASILGHNHDGIQQRLITLIQQALPAGAPLGICTGSAELATRLIKRLGLEGTWKLCSVTTGTEAVEGAVKAALFATARRKILVRGGCFHGNSVFTMHLSDQPAHREGFEALRPAVDIVFFEHSDEALKAIAEGDVAALIVEPVQAMGGGRTFNADEADSVLAACRQHGTISIVDEVFCGLGRCGTYSAMQKLGWSEQPDILLLAKALTGAMIPSAQLLMRTPLFDGLFARPGCQKILGSTFANNNLALSLACSVLELLDSYIMDAKAFSTLDDFGAQLQAYPGRWPDVINGVSCLGACFFIQMKDPDTCFTLWHSLFLNHICTTICPHKPTTLKLIVPLTVDQASLDEFLYVFSELAADLQG; via the coding sequence TCGCTGGCTGGATTTTGTGGGACATTACGGCGCATCGATTCTCGGACACAATCATGACGGCATTCAGCAACGACTGATTACGCTGATTCAACAAGCGCTACCTGCCGGAGCGCCGCTGGGCATATGCACGGGTAGCGCCGAGCTTGCTACCCGGCTGATTAAGCGGCTGGGCCTGGAAGGAACCTGGAAGCTGTGTAGCGTTACTACCGGCACCGAAGCGGTGGAAGGCGCGGTAAAAGCTGCTCTTTTCGCGACTGCCAGACGTAAAATCCTGGTGAGAGGCGGCTGCTTTCACGGCAATAGCGTCTTCACGATGCACCTCAGCGATCAGCCTGCGCATCGGGAAGGATTCGAGGCCTTGCGGCCCGCTGTGGATATCGTCTTCTTCGAGCACTCTGACGAAGCCCTGAAGGCAATCGCTGAAGGTGATGTAGCCGCCTTGATAGTAGAACCGGTACAGGCCATGGGCGGCGGACGTACCTTCAATGCCGACGAAGCCGATTCGGTGTTGGCGGCCTGCCGCCAGCACGGAACGATCAGTATTGTGGATGAAGTGTTCTGCGGGCTCGGCCGCTGCGGTACCTACTCGGCCATGCAGAAACTGGGCTGGAGCGAACAGCCGGATATCCTGTTACTTGCCAAGGCCCTGACAGGCGCGATGATTCCGAGCGCCCAGTTACTGATGCGCACTCCCCTGTTCGACGGGCTCTTCGCGAGGCCAGGTTGCCAGAAAATCCTCGGCTCCACATTTGCCAATAACAATCTGGCGCTCAGCCTGGCCTGCTCGGTCCTGGAGTTGCTGGACAGCTATATCATGGATGCCAAGGCCTTCAGCACGCTCGATGACTTTGGGGCGCAATTACAAGCGTATCCGGGCCGCTGGCCTGATGTAATAAACGGTGTGAGCTGTCTGGGTGCGTGCTTTTTCATCCAGATGAAAGACCCGGATACTTGCTTCACCCTTTGGCATTCGCTGTTCCTTAATCACATCTGCACGACCATTTGCCCTCACAAACCTACAACGCTGAAGCTGATCGTTCCCCTCACCGTTGACCAGGCTTCGCTGGACGAGTTTCTCTATGTATTTTCCGAACTGGCCGCTGATCTGCAAGGATAA
- a CDS encoding ATP-grasp domain-containing protein, which yields MSLLLLGPTDDYLRKVMAVDKSVIVLTETKRLTPWQLTTPCEIHLCSFKEIPELLLTAMSIAAATSVRAVISFTELGIVPAAIIGRLLGVPAPQLDASIVSRNKLLTRQALRKQGLTHVDFHEIAANGWHNERDHTVVVKPIDGTGSLDVHCVAPGDSVDLVPEQRYIMETWLAGKEFSCETFSIKGAHYLLAVTEKWLGGTNGLVETGHLIDPASFQLTDEQWAYLCQCLNAVGITDGPGHTELKIDGDSIDIIECHNRPGGDRIWSLVEIVTGFDMITAQVNLLLGNQVTVAIDQRGCAAIKYFELPPGTVQSVRMPEAFPAHVHWLDSGLRPGEKVTGVSNSFQRQGGIIVSAPDACVLRDRLSHELERIEVVVA from the coding sequence ATGAGCCTACTATTGCTCGGACCCACCGATGACTATCTGCGTAAAGTGATGGCTGTGGATAAGTCGGTGATTGTGTTGACCGAGACCAAGCGCTTGACGCCTTGGCAATTGACGACACCCTGCGAGATTCATCTATGCAGCTTTAAGGAAATCCCCGAATTGCTGCTGACTGCCATGAGCATTGCAGCAGCCACCTCGGTGCGTGCTGTCATTTCATTCACCGAGCTTGGCATCGTGCCAGCAGCGATCATCGGCCGCCTGCTCGGCGTTCCGGCACCACAGCTCGACGCTTCGATTGTCTCGCGCAACAAACTCCTCACCCGACAAGCCTTGCGAAAACAGGGCCTGACCCATGTCGACTTTCACGAAATCGCAGCTAACGGTTGGCACAACGAACGCGACCACACGGTAGTCGTAAAACCCATCGACGGAACCGGCAGTCTTGATGTGCACTGCGTCGCGCCTGGCGATAGCGTCGATCTTGTGCCCGAGCAGCGATACATCATGGAAACGTGGCTGGCAGGCAAAGAGTTCAGCTGTGAAACCTTCAGTATCAAAGGGGCTCATTATCTGCTGGCCGTTACCGAGAAATGGCTGGGAGGAACGAATGGCCTGGTAGAAACAGGCCATCTGATCGATCCGGCCTCCTTCCAGCTCACCGACGAGCAGTGGGCTTACTTATGTCAATGCCTGAACGCCGTAGGCATAACGGATGGCCCGGGGCACACAGAACTGAAAATTGACGGCGACTCGATAGACATCATCGAATGTCACAACCGGCCTGGCGGCGACCGGATCTGGAGCCTCGTGGAAATCGTGACCGGCTTTGACATGATTACCGCTCAGGTAAATCTGCTGCTAGGCAACCAAGTGACTGTCGCAATCGACCAACGTGGCTGCGCGGCCATCAAATACTTTGAGTTGCCGCCCGGTACCGTTCAGTCGGTCAGGATGCCCGAGGCATTCCCTGCTCATGTTCACTGGCTGGATTCGGGCCTGCGACCTGGTGAAAAAGTGACCGGAGTGTCCAATTCCTTTCAGCGCCAGGGCGGAATAATTGTGTCAGCCCCTGACGCTTGCGTATTGAGGGATCGCCTCAGCCACGAGCTTGAACGAATAGAGGTTGTCGTCGCATGA
- a CDS encoding MFS transporter — MSLRTLLVTMPPDARRIVLVQFLTSLGYFSIIPFFVIYLVRFLGYSPSFAASQLTLFLVGQYSASFVGAYLSHRKGPLLTMKVGLVLQISTYVLFAAGLSSALALSLLSFSLGVSKAFFTPASKAALVGLTPGDNHYLLFSFRSTVNNLGVALGSCLGAALIEQAAATVFIFAAAIQCLALWILAAVRQRSGNTSAHKPNSVKFGAAVGSILRTPLAVILMIVSLCYQFHYIQLEYSFPLIADHNWGTDSVAHVFWVNAATVMLLQLPFNTWLSKKISVYRTLVLGFGCMVLAFWLIAELPAKGFFLFGILLFTVGEITIDPAIDSLLSKRVSVDLLPVGFGLLGLMGLLGSVAGNAAASLYAGSGDFTHFWYVNASLAALAIVLIGFYRKQDTVVLKDSHYGHP; from the coding sequence ATGAGCCTAAGAACGCTTCTGGTCACTATGCCTCCTGACGCCAGACGTATCGTGCTTGTGCAGTTCCTGACCTCACTGGGCTATTTTTCAATCATCCCTTTCTTCGTTATCTATCTGGTCAGATTTTTAGGCTATTCGCCGTCGTTTGCTGCCAGTCAGTTGACGTTATTTCTGGTAGGCCAGTACAGCGCCTCTTTTGTCGGCGCCTACCTGAGCCACAGGAAAGGGCCGCTGCTGACGATGAAGGTCGGCCTTGTGCTTCAGATTTCGACCTACGTGCTGTTCGCTGCCGGGCTATCTTCGGCGTTGGCGCTAAGCCTGCTGAGTTTTTCGCTGGGCGTGAGCAAGGCTTTTTTCACGCCTGCGTCCAAGGCCGCACTGGTTGGATTGACCCCTGGCGATAATCACTACCTGCTTTTCTCGTTCAGGAGCACGGTAAATAATCTGGGGGTTGCGCTTGGAAGTTGCCTGGGCGCAGCGCTCATTGAACAGGCAGCCGCGACAGTGTTTATATTCGCCGCTGCGATTCAATGCCTGGCCCTGTGGATACTGGCAGCCGTCAGACAACGCTCAGGCAACACCAGCGCCCACAAGCCAAACAGCGTGAAATTCGGCGCCGCCGTAGGTAGCATATTGCGCACACCGCTGGCGGTCATTCTGATGATCGTCTCACTGTGTTATCAGTTTCACTACATACAGCTGGAATATTCATTTCCACTGATTGCAGATCACAACTGGGGAACCGACTCCGTAGCCCATGTGTTTTGGGTCAATGCAGCCACCGTCATGCTGTTGCAACTACCGTTCAATACCTGGCTTTCCAAAAAAATATCGGTATACCGCACGCTGGTGCTCGGCTTCGGGTGCATGGTCCTCGCGTTCTGGCTGATCGCCGAACTTCCTGCCAAGGGCTTTTTCCTGTTTGGCATATTGCTGTTTACAGTGGGCGAAATCACCATTGATCCTGCTATCGACTCTCTGCTCAGCAAGCGTGTATCTGTTGACCTGCTGCCGGTAGGTTTCGGTTTGCTGGGCCTGATGGGGCTGCTCGGCTCGGTCGCCGGGAACGCAGCGGCAAGCCTGTACGCAGGCTCAGGAGACTTCACACATTTCTGGTACGTAAACGCCTCACTGGCAGCGCTGGCTATTGTGTTGATCGGGTTTTATCGTAAACAAGACACTGTGGTATTAAAGGACAGTCACTATGGACACCCCTAG
- a CDS encoding GNAT family N-acetyltransferase, producing MDTPSSDSGVIQLSLDKDLLDIAFIHAFLTTSSWAAGISIDRVHTSIANSLCVGAFDGQQQVGFARLVTDFATFGYLCDVFVDAQYRGQGLGRRLSEALLGVPEVQSLRRILLATTTAPWLYEKLDFTPVNKPNYIWQLHRPDVYST from the coding sequence ATGGACACCCCTAGCAGCGATTCCGGCGTTATCCAGTTGTCGCTGGACAAAGACCTATTGGATATTGCGTTCATTCACGCGTTCCTGACGACCTCCAGCTGGGCGGCAGGTATTTCAATTGATCGTGTGCACACCAGCATTGCCAACAGTCTTTGCGTCGGCGCGTTTGATGGGCAACAACAAGTCGGTTTTGCCCGGCTGGTGACGGACTTCGCGACCTTTGGCTATCTTTGCGATGTCTTTGTCGATGCGCAATACCGCGGACAGGGACTGGGGCGGCGTCTTTCGGAGGCGCTTCTGGGAGTTCCAGAGGTGCAATCACTGAGACGTATACTACTGGCGACAACAACGGCCCCATGGCTGTACGAGAAGCTCGACTTCACTCCCGTCAACAAACCCAATTATATCTGGCAGCTTCACCGACCCGACGTCTATTCAACATGA
- a CDS encoding Lrp/AsnC family transcriptional regulator — protein sequence MKRKSSSLDSVDLQILSIMQSDGRTTLAKLSEKLSLSETPCWRRLKRLEEEGYIKHYQAVLDKHVLGFDITAFIQLSVDSHTPESTRDLEQKLTSSPEVVALYNVTGDFDFMIHIVCYSMEAYSRFIELTLRSLKCIKQIKTSVSLREVYANNNVPLSSVP from the coding sequence ATGAAAAGGAAATCTAGTTCGCTTGATTCGGTGGATCTGCAGATTCTTTCCATTATGCAGTCGGACGGCAGAACCACACTCGCCAAACTCAGTGAAAAACTGTCGTTAAGTGAAACTCCTTGCTGGCGTCGCTTGAAAAGACTTGAGGAAGAGGGCTACATCAAGCATTACCAGGCGGTGTTGGACAAGCATGTACTGGGTTTCGATATTACAGCGTTTATTCAACTTTCCGTTGATTCACATACGCCGGAATCTACGCGTGATCTGGAGCAGAAGCTGACCTCTTCACCTGAAGTGGTCGCACTTTACAATGTGACAGGCGATTTTGATTTCATGATTCATATCGTCTGTTACAGCATGGAAGCGTACTCACGGTTCATCGAACTGACCTTGAGGTCGTTGAAGTGTATTAAACAAATCAAAACCTCAGTGAGCTTACGCGAAGTATACGCCAACAATAACGTGCCGCTGTCATCTGTTCCCTGA
- a CDS encoding methyl-accepting chemotaxis protein has product MGTTLRELISGIRDGVTQIASAAEELSAVTEQTSAGVNSQKVETDQVATAMQEMSATVHEVARNAEQASVAASDADTQAREGDKVVGEAIQQIERLATEVARSSDAMNVLEQESDKIGKVMDVIKAVAEQTNLLALNAAIEAARAGEAGRGFAVVADEVRGLAQRTQQSTEEIEGLVAALQNGTRQVSGIMLGSRALTDSSVELTRKAGTSLENITRTVSSIQAMNQQIAAAAEQQSSVADEISRSIVNVRDVSEQTAEASEETAASSVELARLGGQLQMMVSHFRV; this is encoded by the coding sequence ATGGGCACTACCTTACGCGAGCTGATTTCCGGGATTCGCGACGGTGTTACGCAGATTGCCAGCGCGGCCGAAGAACTGTCCGCAGTGACCGAGCAGACCAGCGCTGGCGTCAACAGCCAGAAGGTCGAGACTGATCAGGTGGCCACGGCCATGCAGGAAATGTCGGCCACCGTTCACGAAGTCGCACGCAATGCCGAGCAGGCTTCCGTTGCGGCATCCGATGCGGACACGCAGGCTCGCGAAGGTGACAAGGTGGTGGGCGAGGCCATCCAGCAGATCGAACGGCTGGCCACTGAAGTGGCGCGTTCGTCCGACGCGATGAATGTGCTGGAGCAGGAAAGCGACAAGATCGGCAAGGTCATGGACGTGATCAAGGCGGTGGCCGAGCAGACCAATCTGTTGGCACTCAACGCGGCCATTGAAGCGGCGCGTGCCGGTGAGGCAGGGCGTGGTTTTGCAGTGGTCGCCGATGAAGTGCGCGGCCTGGCGCAGCGCACTCAGCAATCCACCGAAGAGATCGAAGGCCTGGTCGCTGCGTTGCAGAACGGTACTCGTCAGGTGTCCGGCATCATGCTGGGCAGCCGTGCGCTGACCGACAGCAGTGTCGAACTGACCCGCAAGGCTGGTACATCGCTGGAAAACATCACGCGCACCGTGTCGAGCATTCAGGCCATGAACCAGCAGATCGCGGCCGCCGCCGAGCAACAAAGCTCTGTCGCCGACGAAATCAGCCGCAGCATCGTCAACGTGCGCGACGTGTCAGAACAGACCGCCGAAGCCAGCGAAGAAACCGCCGCCTCCAGCGTCGAACTAGCACGCCTGGGCGGACAGCTGCAGATGATGGTCAGCCACTTCCGGGTTTGA
- a CDS encoding methyl-accepting chemotaxis protein — MAEAFSSSISHMDRTSYELSDVAARLGTSIGLAKQSMNAQQAETEQVATAINEMTASVADVAQNTEGAASAADEANTASRNGLRIMHQAHTTIQALADEVEVSAQKVQALALHSQSIGGVIQVISTIADQTNLLALNAAIEAARAGEQGRGFAVVADEVRTLASRTQASTEEIRSIIQQLQSATDAAVQQMQAGQHKAQACISAASEASGSLSTISEGVERIVEMNTQIASAAVQQHAVSEDINRNVMEIRNSSGTLMLGIDNNAVTADELARVANDMRNVVARFKLVG; from the coding sequence ATGGCAGAAGCGTTCTCCAGTTCCATCTCGCACATGGATCGCACCTCGTATGAGCTGTCTGACGTGGCGGCGCGACTGGGCACTTCCATTGGTCTGGCCAAGCAATCGATGAACGCACAGCAGGCCGAGACCGAACAGGTGGCCACGGCCATCAACGAGATGACCGCAAGCGTCGCCGACGTGGCGCAGAACACTGAAGGCGCCGCATCGGCTGCTGACGAGGCCAATACCGCTTCGCGGAACGGACTGCGCATCATGCATCAGGCTCACACAACCATTCAGGCGCTGGCCGATGAAGTGGAAGTCAGTGCTCAGAAGGTTCAGGCGCTGGCCTTGCACAGCCAGTCGATTGGCGGCGTCATTCAGGTGATCAGCACCATTGCCGATCAGACCAATCTGCTGGCGCTCAACGCGGCTATCGAGGCGGCACGTGCCGGTGAGCAGGGTCGTGGTTTTGCGGTCGTGGCTGATGAAGTCCGCACGCTGGCATCGCGTACTCAGGCGTCTACCGAAGAGATCCGCAGCATCATTCAACAACTGCAAAGCGCCACCGACGCGGCCGTGCAGCAGATGCAGGCCGGGCAGCACAAGGCTCAAGCGTGCATCAGTGCGGCCAGCGAAGCGTCAGGCAGCCTGTCGACCATCAGCGAAGGTGTCGAGCGCATCGTCGAAATGAACACCCAGATCGCCAGCGCTGCGGTACAGCAGCACGCGGTTTCCGAAGACATCAACCGTAACGTCATGGAGATCCGCAACAGCTCCGGGACCTTGATGCTGGGTATCGACAACAACGCAGTGACCGCCGACGAACTGGCACGGGTTGCGAACGACATGCGCAATGTCGTCGCCCGTTTCAAGCTGGTTGGCTGA
- a CDS encoding DUF6555 family protein — MADEKHYRIDYLLHGSYKTFYIRAVAMDNQEAWHWASVDAGFGAIPKYRSDPVPKLSKPQAEKLGLSNVEWARA; from the coding sequence ATGGCTGATGAAAAACACTACCGTATCGATTACCTGCTGCATGGCAGTTACAAGACGTTCTACATAAGAGCAGTCGCCATGGACAATCAGGAAGCCTGGCATTGGGCTTCGGTTGATGCAGGGTTTGGTGCTATTCCCAAATACCGTTCAGATCCGGTGCCCAAGTTGAGCAAGCCTCAGGCGGAAAAGCTCGGTCTGTCGAATGTGGAATGGGCGAGGGCCTGA
- a CDS encoding manganese catalase family protein — translation MFIHNKRLQYTVRVARPNPGLANLLLEQFGGAQGELAAAGRYFTQGLSEDDPGRKDLLMSIATEELSHLEIVGSIIVMLNKGAKGQLAEGIEEEGELYRAINGNGNDSHITSLLYGAGAPLTNSAGVPWTAAYIDTIGEPTADFRSNIAAEARAKIVYERLMNVTDDPGVKEALGFLMTREIAHQLSFEKALHAIQPNFPQGKLPGDPEFTNKFFNMSGEPNVRGPWNQGGEWEFVESPQPAVDGGDGSASVTLDANDAEVLEMMKERTMSDPTSNPITGADLGSGFVQGKDL, via the coding sequence ATGTTCATTCATAACAAACGACTTCAATATACCGTACGTGTAGCTCGTCCAAATCCAGGACTCGCCAATTTGTTGCTGGAGCAATTCGGTGGTGCGCAAGGCGAACTGGCGGCCGCTGGACGTTACTTCACCCAAGGCCTGAGCGAAGATGATCCAGGCCGTAAAGATCTGCTGATGAGCATCGCCACCGAGGAACTCAGCCACCTCGAAATCGTGGGTTCGATTATCGTCATGCTCAACAAAGGTGCTAAAGGCCAACTGGCTGAAGGCATCGAAGAAGAAGGCGAGCTTTACCGCGCCATTAACGGCAACGGCAATGACTCGCACATCACCAGCCTGCTGTACGGCGCCGGTGCGCCCTTGACCAACTCGGCCGGTGTGCCGTGGACCGCTGCCTACATCGACACCATCGGCGAACCGACTGCCGACTTCCGCTCCAACATCGCTGCCGAAGCACGGGCCAAGATCGTGTACGAGCGGCTGATGAACGTGACCGATGATCCAGGCGTGAAAGAGGCGCTGGGCTTCCTGATGACGCGTGAGATCGCTCACCAGTTGTCGTTTGAAAAAGCCCTGCACGCCATCCAGCCCAACTTCCCGCAAGGCAAGCTGCCTGGCGATCCGGAGTTCACCAACAAGTTCTTCAACATGTCCGGCGAACCGAATGTACGGGGTCCGTGGAACCAGGGCGGCGAGTGGGAATTCGTCGAGTCACCACAGCCGGCAGTCGATGGCGGTGATGGTTCTGCGTCTGTGACCCTAGATGCCAACGATGCAGAGGTTCTGGAAATGATGAAAGAACGGACCATGTCCGATCCGACGTCCAACCCTATTACCGGCGCGGATCTCGGGTCGGGATTTGTTCAGGGTAAAGACCTTTAA
- a CDS encoding ferritin-like domain-containing protein, with product MARTTIQDLFIHELSDVYSAEKQITKALPKLARASTNPLLAEAFKAHLEETHGQIERIDQLVEAEGLKLKRMKCVAMEGLIEESKELLDEIEKGEVLDAGLIGACQKVEHYEIASYGTLIAMATHLGMKEAVKLLSATLAEEKGADEKLSAIAEQGGTQAATSSK from the coding sequence ATGGCTCGTACAACGATACAAGATCTGTTCATTCATGAACTGTCGGATGTTTATAGCGCCGAGAAGCAAATTACCAAAGCATTGCCGAAGCTGGCGCGCGCCTCGACGAATCCCCTGCTCGCAGAAGCCTTCAAGGCTCACCTCGAAGAAACCCACGGCCAGATCGAACGCATTGACCAGTTGGTGGAAGCCGAAGGGCTGAAGCTCAAGCGCATGAAGTGCGTGGCGATGGAAGGTCTTATCGAAGAAAGCAAAGAGTTGCTGGATGAGATCGAGAAAGGCGAAGTTCTGGACGCCGGTTTGATCGGCGCTTGCCAGAAGGTCGAACACTACGAGATTGCCAGTTACGGCACCTTGATCGCGATGGCTACGCATCTGGGTATGAAAGAGGCGGTGAAATTGCTGAGCGCAACATTGGCCGAGGAAAAAGGCGCGGACGAGAAGCTGAGCGCCATCGCTGAACAGGGCGGAACTCAGGCTGCGACTTCAAGCAAATAG
- a CDS encoding iron-containing redox enzyme family protein, whose protein sequence is MTSLQVMTGAAVVKTVVEEARSKTIYQSWMNDQAPEHQHDAVTFLNHCLARAEREACDLPARPEALEQWMEHNVGVVADQYAHYLKERRIGRPRRFFRSKAQAMYFIQHVAPVKLVDGAWLYGLLPHWADYRFHGLIRTYLEELGDGEQAQNHVSLYRKLLADLDCDTSAPLPDEAYLQAAIQLSLGQLTDQYLPEVIGYNLGYEQLPLHLLITSFELNELEIDPYYFTLHVTIDNASTGHARKAAQSVLELMPVGQERDEFYRRVANGYRLNELGMGSGDVIQSFDLEQEVVAMLERKRTFGQHMHSDYCRLDGKTVNEWLAEPDQIPEFLAVLENRGWIKRHEDPLHSRFWKLFEGAGAPMFGVFNGYEKQLMHDWIAGDWLADGSAQATVGKRLPEAFRSRFRNVQGVQPSPALATPTLEDVDPDVRELHMKLESAAATEKMSTLIASMSPARHATAAGLHATRLFVSSMAERLTGAHA, encoded by the coding sequence ATGACGTCTCTTCAAGTGATGACCGGCGCAGCCGTCGTCAAAACCGTCGTTGAAGAAGCCCGTTCAAAAACCATCTACCAATCATGGATGAATGATCAGGCTCCGGAACATCAACATGATGCGGTCACTTTTCTGAATCATTGCCTGGCTCGCGCCGAACGGGAAGCGTGCGATCTTCCGGCCCGGCCGGAAGCACTCGAGCAGTGGATGGAGCACAACGTCGGGGTCGTTGCCGACCAGTACGCGCATTACCTCAAAGAGCGTCGCATTGGCCGGCCGCGACGGTTTTTCAGGAGCAAGGCCCAGGCGATGTATTTCATCCAGCACGTTGCGCCAGTGAAGCTGGTTGACGGCGCCTGGTTATATGGACTGTTACCGCACTGGGCAGACTATCGATTCCATGGCCTGATTCGCACGTATCTGGAAGAACTGGGCGATGGCGAGCAGGCGCAGAATCATGTGTCGCTGTACCGCAAACTGCTGGCCGACCTCGACTGCGATACCAGCGCTCCGTTGCCGGATGAAGCGTATCTGCAAGCCGCCATTCAGCTGTCGCTGGGCCAGTTGACTGATCAATACCTTCCTGAAGTCATCGGCTACAACCTGGGCTATGAGCAACTGCCGCTGCACTTGCTCATTACCTCGTTTGAACTGAATGAATTGGAGATCGACCCCTATTACTTCACCCTTCACGTCACGATCGATAACGCCAGCACCGGACATGCACGCAAGGCTGCCCAGAGCGTCCTCGAACTGATGCCCGTCGGTCAGGAGCGCGACGAGTTCTATCGGCGTGTCGCCAACGGCTATCGCTTGAACGAGCTGGGCATGGGCTCTGGCGACGTCATTCAGTCGTTCGATCTGGAGCAGGAAGTGGTGGCCATGCTTGAGCGCAAGCGGACCTTCGGCCAGCACATGCATTCCGACTACTGCCGTCTGGATGGCAAGACCGTCAACGAGTGGCTTGCGGAGCCGGATCAGATCCCGGAGTTTCTCGCTGTGCTGGAAAACAGAGGCTGGATCAAGCGTCACGAAGACCCTCTGCACAGTCGCTTCTGGAAGTTGTTCGAAGGCGCTGGCGCGCCGATGTTCGGTGTGTTCAATGGCTACGAAAAACAGCTCATGCACGACTGGATTGCGGGTGACTGGCTCGCCGATGGCAGCGCTCAGGCGACTGTGGGCAAACGCTTGCCCGAAGCGTTTCGTTCACGCTTTCGCAACGTGCAAGGCGTCCAGCCCTCTCCCGCCCTCGCGACGCCGACGCTGGAAGATGTCGACCCGGATGTTCGCGAACTGCACATGAAACTTGAATCGGCGGCGGCGACTGAAAAAATGTCCACCCTGATCGCAAGCATGTCACCCGCGCGGCATGCGACGGCGGCCGGACTGCACGCCACTCGCCTGTTCGTCAGCAGCATGGCCGAACGACTGACCGGAGCACACGCATGA
- a CDS encoding methyltransferase, translating into MSLPLPDHNALITLAERLKTNDYRFITPTPLTHRHVNQRPENRVAASLRDIFGWSRLIPEFMLPVSEAQGLLEAGILERSDDGLKSRVRFSSLNDLLLVHSAFPTTDEDSVFFGPDTYRFAQSINRHLQDTAHPISRAVDIGCGTGAGGLLVAVARPEAQVYAVDINPKALHFAEINAAAAGLKNLQCCQSDILSGVTGSFDLIVANPPYMKDSKRRAYRHGGDALGADLSVRILRESLDRLTPGGSLVLYTGVAMVGEHDPFFDAVRGDIDHAALAWTYRELDPDVFGEELLEDGYEDVDRIAAVELIVTRRA; encoded by the coding sequence ATGAGCCTCCCGCTGCCTGACCACAATGCGTTGATCACGCTCGCAGAACGCCTGAAAACCAATGACTACCGCTTCATCACGCCAACGCCGCTGACCCACCGCCACGTCAATCAACGCCCCGAAAATCGCGTCGCCGCGTCGTTGCGGGATATTTTCGGCTGGAGTCGTCTGATCCCGGAATTCATGCTGCCGGTCTCGGAAGCGCAGGGCCTGCTGGAAGCCGGCATTCTTGAGCGCAGCGACGACGGCCTGAAGAGTCGCGTGAGGTTTTCCAGCCTGAATGACCTGCTGCTGGTGCACTCGGCGTTCCCGACCACCGATGAAGACTCGGTGTTCTTCGGTCCCGACACCTACCGCTTTGCGCAGTCCATCAATCGTCATCTGCAGGACACCGCGCATCCGATCAGCCGCGCCGTGGACATCGGCTGTGGCACCGGTGCCGGGGGCTTGTTGGTTGCCGTTGCACGCCCTGAAGCCCAGGTCTATGCCGTCGACATCAACCCTAAAGCGCTGCACTTCGCCGAGATCAACGCCGCTGCAGCAGGTCTGAAAAATCTGCAGTGTTGCCAGAGCGATATCCTCTCGGGCGTGACCGGCAGTTTCGACCTGATCGTCGCCAATCCGCCGTACATGAAGGACAGCAAACGCCGGGCTTATCGCCATGGTGGTGATGCACTCGGTGCGGACCTGTCGGTGCGCATCCTGCGTGAATCACTGGACCGCCTTACACCAGGCGGCTCGCTGGTGCTCTATACCGGCGTGGCGATGGTCGGCGAACACGATCCTTTCTTCGATGCAGTGCGTGGTGATATCGACCATGCAGCGCTGGCATGGACTTACCGCGAGCTGGACCCGGATGTGTTTGGCGAAGAGCTGCTGGAAGACGGTTACGAAGACGTGGACCGTATCGCTGCAGTGGAATTGATCGTCACTCGACGGGCTTGA